A genomic region of Papaver somniferum cultivar HN1 chromosome 7, ASM357369v1, whole genome shotgun sequence contains the following coding sequences:
- the LOC113296767 gene encoding GTP-binding protein ERG-like, protein MKALRVLRALSSQKPNIYSTSSSFSLFRFYSAQSQSENDSIEDYELPPSFDSSDYSLPTGVVDAPSTQEPIWDKSHRSKADKVIFGKDTIQQKSILKTDESSRRAKILARALLEAGMEKSDVEEEEDMIVKEEDQKSLSVGIIGAPNAGKSALTNFMVGSKVAAVSRKTNTTTHEVLGVMTKGNTQMCFFDTPGLMLRSSGHPCKTDVGVRVESAWSSVNLYDVLMVVFDVYRHLSKPDKRVIRLINHVGAQVHPKQKRVLCMNKVDLVENKKDLLKVAKEFGDLPGYERYFMISGLKGSGVKDLSKYLMEQAVKRPWEEDPTAMTEDIMKNISLEVVREKLLDHIHQEIPYTLEHRLIDWKDLKDGSLRIEQHLIVSKPSQRRILIGKKGSKIGRIGMEANEELRSIFKKDVHLIIQVRVA, encoded by the exons ATGAAAGCTTTGAGAGTTCTCAGAGCCCTCTCGTCACAGAAACCCAATATTTattcaacttcttcttccttttctctcTTCCGATTCTACTCGGCGCAATCTCAATCAGAAAATGATTCAATCGAAGATTACGAACTACCTCCTTCCTTTGACAGCAGTGATTATTCATTACCAACTGGTGTTGTTGATGCTCCTTCAACCCAAGAACCAATATGGGATAAATCTCATCGAAGTAAAGCTGATAAAGTAATCTTTGGTAAAGACACGATTCAGcagaaatcaattttgaaaacCGATGAGAGTAGTAGAAGAGCTAAAATCCTTGCGAGAGCTCTGCTTGAAGCGGGTATGGAAAAATCTgatgttgaagaggaagaagatatgATTGTTAAAGAGGAAGATCAGAAATCTCTTTCTGTTGGGATTATTGGTGCTCCTAATGCTGGAAAATCTGCTTTGACTAATTTCATG GTTGGATCAAAAGTCGCTGCTGTTTCGCGTAAGACAAATACAACTACGCACGAAGTTTTAGGAGTGATGACCAAAGGAAACACTCAAATG TGCTTTTTTGACACACCGGGGTTGATGTTAAGAAGTAGCGGTCATCCTTGTAAAACAGATGTAGGAGTTCGGGTTGAAAGCGCCTGGAGCTCAGTTAATCTTTATGATGTGCTTATGGTTGTTTTTGACGTCTACAGACATCTTTCCAA GCCTGACAAGAGGGTGATAAGATTGATCAACCACGTAGGAGCTCAGGTACACCCAAAACAGAAGCGGGTATTGTGCATGAATAAGGTTGATTTAGTCGAGAATAAAAAAGATTTGTTGAAGGTTGCCAAGGAATTTGGAGATCTTCCTGGTTATGAGAG ATATTTTATGATTTCTGGGCTCAAAGGTTCGGGGGTTAAAGATCTTTCTAAATATTTGATGGAGCAG GCAGTTAAAAGACCGTGGGAAGAAGATCCGACTGCTATGACTGAAGATATTATGAAAAATATATCATTAGAAGTTGTGCGTGAAAAGTTGCTAGACCATATTCACCAG GAAATTCCTTATACTCTAGAACATCGCTTGATCGACTGGAAGGATTTGAAAGATGGTTCTCTTAGGATTGAGCAGCATTTGATTGTTTCTAAACCAAGTCAGCGCAGAATACTTATCGGAAAGAAAGGCTCTAAAATAGG GAGAATAGGGATGGAAGCAAATGAAGAACTGAGATCCATATTCAAGAAGGATGTGCATCTCATTATCCAAGTCAGAGTCGCTTGA
- the LOC113296768 gene encoding TBC1 domain family member 13-like, with protein sequence MVKKGVPDWLNSSLWSSSNPSSESDDRVNNNNNNHRHSSSPKSTAYNFIEPPSPPPIQPPIPEPPPKITVQKVESPENDTSSSSSSVISAEEISRQSQLLQELSRKIVNIRELQKLASQGIPDGAGIRPTVWKLLLGYLPTDRGLWMSELVKKRSQYEHFTDELLLNPSEVTRRMEKSASGNDGEGTGMLPRAEITQDEHPLSLGKTSVWNQFFQDTEIIEQIDRDVMRTHPDMHFFSGDSSFAKANQEALRRILIIFAKLNPGIRYVQGMNEVLAPLYYVFKNDPDEENAANAEADTFFCFVELLSGFRDNFCQQLDNSVVGIRSTIGKLSQLLKEHDEELWRHLEVTTKVNPQFYAFRWITLLLTQEFNFADSVHIWDTLLSDPEGPQETLLRVCCAMLVLIRRRLIAGDFTSNLKLLQHYPSTNISHLLYVADKLRVRSAGRLS encoded by the exons ATGGTGAAGAAAGGTGTACCAGATTGGCTAAACAGTTCTCTGTGGTCATCTTCAAACCCTTCATCGGAATCTGATGATCGtgttaacaataataataataatcatcgTCATTCTTCTTCTCCCAAATCAACAGCATATAATTTTATTGAACCACCTTCTCCTCCTCCGATCCAACCTCCAATTCCTGAACCACCTCCAAAAATTACTGTACAGAAAGTGGAATCACCTGAAAATgatacatcatcatcatcgtcctcGGTTAtttcagctgaagaaatttctCGTCAGTCTCAACTATTACAAGAG CTTTCAAGGAAAATAGTTAATATACGTGAATTGCAAAAATTGGCATCACAAGGAATACCGGATGGTGCTGGGATTCGGCCTACTGTGTGGAAG CTATTATTGGGATATTTGCCAACTGATCGTGGATTATGGATGTCTGAATTAGTTAAGAAGCGATCTCAATACGAGCATTTTACTGATGAGCTTCTTCTGAATCCT TCAGAAGTTACTAGGAGGATGGAGAAATCTGCATCGGGAAATGATGGCGAAGGGACTGGAATGCTACCGAGGGCAGAGATTACTCAGGACGAGCACCCTCTGAGCCTTGGAAAGACTAGCGTATGGAATCAGTTCTTTCAG GACACTGAGATCATTGAGCAAATTGACCGTGATGTAATGCGCACTCATCCAGACATGCACTTCTTCTCGGGGGATTCATCCTTCGCAAAGGCTAATCAG GAAGCCTTGAGGCGTATACTGATTATATTTGCAAAGTTGAATCCGGGAATAAGATATGTTCAAGGAATGAATGAAGTGCTGGCACCTCTTTATTATGTGTTCAAGAATGATCCAGATGAGGAAAATGCC GCTAATGCAGAGGCAGATACCTTTTTTTGCTTTGTTGAGTTGTTGAGTGGTTTTCGGGATAATTTCTGCCAGCAACTTGATAACAGCGTTGTAGGCATCCGTTCCACAATCGGTAAATTGTCACAGCTTCTAAAGGAGCATGATGAAGAGCTCTGGCGTCATTTGGAGGTTACTACAAAA GTCAATCCCCAGTTCTATGCATTTAGGTGGATAACCCTCTTGTTGACTCAAGAGTTCAATTTTGCAGACAGTGTTCATATTTGGGACACCCTTTTGAGTGACCCGGAGGGTCCTCAG GAAACTCTACTTAGAGTATGCTGTGCCATGTTGGTTTTGATCCGCAGACGTCTAATAGCAGGGGATTTTACTTCCAATCTCAAGCTTTTGCAGCATTACCCTTCAACAAATATCAGTCACCTGCTTTATGTTGCTGACAAATTACGTGTTCGATCTGCTGGACGCCTTTCATAA
- the LOC113294410 gene encoding beta-amyrin 28-monooxygenase-like, which produces MANALTRGSADLPGTAYNLGLKASKFLMSKLVLIVKQRKIDLEQNKAPRTQDLLSYLLLEVDNDGNLLDESVIASRILGTFIGAHEASATVITFTIKYLVELPGVYSEVRKELMEIKSSKAPGDLLNWDDTQKMKYSWNVVCEVMRLVPPIQGTFREAIVDFDYKGWKHKNSDYFSEPERFDPARFESKGPAPYTYIPFGGGPHLCPGKELAKLQILVFMYHVVTKYKWETVLPVERN; this is translated from the exons ATGGCAAATGCTCTCACGCGCGGCAGTGCAG ATTTACCTGGAACAGCTTATAACCTTGGGTTAAAAGCATCAAAGTTCTTAATGAGTAAGTTAGTGTTGATAGTCAAACAAAGGAAGATTGATCTGGAACAAAATAAAGCTCCAAGAACACAAGATTTATTATCTTATTTGCTATTAGAAGTTGATAATGATGGGAATCTCCTGGATGAATCAGTTATTGCTAGTAGGATTTTAGGGACGTTTATTGGCGCTCATGAAGCTTCTGCTACTGTCATTACTTTCACTATCAAGTATCTTGTTGAGCTTCCTGGTGTTTATAGTGAAGTCCGAAAAG AACTGATGGAAATCAAAAGTTCAAAAGCCCCTGGAGATTTGCTAAATTGGGATGATACACAAAAGATGAAGTATTCATGGAACGTCGTATGCGAAGTGATGAGATTAGTGCCGCCGATTCAAGGAACTTTCAGGGAAGCGATTGTTGACTTCGACTATAAAGGATGGAAG CACAAGAACTCAGATTACTTCTCAGAACCAGAAAGATTTGATCCAGCAAGATTTGAAAGTAAAGGACCAGCACCATACACATACATACCATTTGGTGGAGGACCACATTTATGCCCAGGAAAAGAGTTGGCGAAACTCCAGATATTGGTGTTCATGTACCATGTAGTGACCAAGTACAAATGGGAGACTGTATTACCAGTTGAAAGAAATTAA
- the LOC113296765 gene encoding O-fucosyltransferase 1-like has translation MRRAGDVFGRRGNRQLKQLWGLRGILERLSVALIVLLICCISLFTTFKSTTNRPGIHSGKPVSVDELWETAASGGWRPSSAPRSDWPPPPVETSGYLRVRCNGGLNQQRTAICNAVLAARIMNATLVLPELDANAYWNDNSGFQGIYDVEHFIKSLRYDVRIVETLPEISKHGKSKKLKAHQIRPPRDAPVNWYKTVALEAMKEHGAIYLTPFSHRLEEEIDNAEYQRLRCRVNYHALRFKPQIMKLSQAIVSKLRSQGHFMSIHLRFEMDMLSFAGCFDIFTPAEQKILKKYREENFAPKELVYNERRAIGKCPLTPEEVGLILRAMGFENSTRIYLAAGELFGGDRFMKPFRALFPRLANHNTMGLSADELAEGTRGMLGSAVDYMVCLLSDIFLPTYDGPSNFANNVMGHRLYYGFRTIIQPDRKALAPIFIKREKGQTADFEESVRRVMYNREFGGPHKRIPPESFYVNSWPECFCQMNPKNTEDKCPPENVVENLNSRLQSEEGMRSSNMTDG, from the exons ATGAGGAG GGCTGGAGATGTGTTTGGGAGGAGAGGAAATCGACAGCTTAAACAACTCTGGGGACTTCGTGGTATATTAGAACGATTATCTGTTGCACTCATTGTTCTTTTGATCTGTTGCATCTCTCTTTTCACTACTTTCAAGAGTACTACCAATCGCCCTGGGATTCACTCCGGT AAACCGGTTAGCGTGGATGAACTATGGGAAACTGCTGCATCTGGAGGTTGGAGACCATCATCTGCTCCGCGATCTGACTGGCCTC CCCCTCCGGTTGAGACTAGTGGTTATTTGCGCGTCCGTTGCAATGGTGGTTTGAATCAACAAAGAACTGCG ATATGCAATGCAGTTCTTGCTGCACGGATCATGAATGCAACACTAGTATTGCCAGAGTTAGATGCAAATGCTTACTGGAATGATAATAG TGGTTTCCAGGGAATCTATGATGTTGAGCATTTCATCAAATCACTAAGATATGACGTGCGTATTGTGGAAACCCTTCCTGAAATTAGCAAGCATGGAAAATCCAAGAAGTTGAAAGCACATCAG ATTCGCCCCCCTAGAGATGCTCCTGTTAATTGGTATAAAACAGTTGCTTTAGAAGCCATGAAGGAACACGGTGCCATTTACCTCACCCCCTTTTCACATCGTTTGGAAGAAGAGATTGACAATGCTGAGTATCAGAGGCTGAGGTGCAGAGTGAATTATCACGCCCTTCGGTTTAAGCCTCAAATTATGAAGCTCAGTCAGGCGATAGTCAGCAAACTCCGCTCACAGGGCCACTTCATGTCAATACATCTTCGGTTTGAGATGGATATGCTTTCATTTGCTGG GTGCTTTGATATCTTTACACCTGCAGAacagaaaatattaaagaaatacaGAGAAGAAAATTTTGCACCGAAAGAACTCGTTTACAATGAAAGAAGGGCTATTGGGAAATGTCCATTAACTCCAGAAGAG GTAGGTCTGATCTTACGTGCAATGGGATTTGAAAACTCTACCCGCATTTACCTTGCTGCTGGCGAGCTTTTTGGTGGTGATAGATTCATGAAGCCATTTAGAGCGCTATTTCCTCGCCTTGCAAACCACAATACCATGGGACTCTCAGCAGATGAACTAGCAGAGGGTACTCGTGGGATGTTAGGCTCCGCAGTGGATTACATGGTTTGTCTTCTATCAGACATTTTCTTGCCCACTTATGACGGTCCAAGCAACTTCGCCAACAATGTCATGGGGCATCGATTATACTACGGATTTAGGACTATCATCCAGCCTGACAGAAAGGCTCTTGCCCCTATTTTTATCAAGAGGGAGAAAGGTCAGACAGCTGATTTTGAAGAATCGGTTAGACGTGTGATGTACAACAGAGAATTTGGAGGACCCCACAAAAGGATCCCTCCAGAATCATTCTATGTAAACTCGTGGCCTGAGTGTTTCTGCCAAATGAATCCGAAAAATACAGAGGATAAATGCCCAccagaaaatgtagttgagaatctAAACAGCCGGCTTCAGAGTGAAGAAGGTATGAGGTCATCAAATATGACAGATGGTTGA